A DNA window from Hordeum vulgare subsp. vulgare chromosome 1H, MorexV3_pseudomolecules_assembly, whole genome shotgun sequence contains the following coding sequences:
- the LOC123411373 gene encoding silicon efflux transporter LSI3-like: protein MALASLSKVVLGSAAFGVFWVLAVFPSVPFMPIGRTAGALLGAALMVVFHVISPDDAYASVDLPILGLLFATMVVGGYLKSVGMFGHLGRLLAWRSQGGRDLLCRVCVVTALASALFTNDTCCVVLTEFVLELAAERNLPAKPFLLALATSANIGSSATPIGNPQNLVIAFNSKITFVGFFLGILPAMVAGMAVNMVMLLCMYWKDLEGNSPDAIAAEKEMAAVEEGRRPSPATSGTLKSPGQTMLVQSSSLVAAADHDSVMVESISTKHRWFIQCSAPQRRLFLKSFAYIVTAGMLVAYMLGLNMSWTAITTAVALIVVDFRDAELCLGKVSYSLLVFFTGMFVTVSGFNKTGLPGAIWNVMAPYSKISHVSGVTVLSIIIIILSNLASNVPTVLLMGDEVAASAATISAAAVTRSWLLLAWVSTVAGNLSLLGSAANLIVCEQARRAPRNAHDLTFWSHVVFGAPSTLVVTAVGIPLIGIINAA from the exons ATGGCGCTGGCGTCCTTGTCCAAGGTGGTGCTGGGATCGGCGGCGTTCGGGGTGTTCTGGGTGCTGGCCGTGTTCCCGTCGGTGCCTTTCATGCCTATCGGCCGCACGGCGGGCGCGCTGCTGGGGGCGGCGCTGATGGTCGTCTTCCACGTGATCAGCCCGGATGACGCCTACGCCTCCGTGGACCTCCCCATCCTGGGCCTCCTCTTTGCCACCATGGTCGTCGGCGGCTACCTCAAGAGCGTCGGCATGTTCGGGCACCTGGGCCGGCTGCTggcgtggcggagccagggcgggCGCGACCTCCTGTGCCGCGTCTGCGTCGTCACGGCACTCGCCAGCGCGCTCTTCACCAACGACACCTGCTGCGTCGTGCTCACGGAGTTCGTGCTCGAGCTCGCCGCCGAGCGCAACCTCCCCGCGAAGCCGTTCCTGCTGGCGCTGGCCACCAGCGCCAACATCGGGTCCAGCGCCACGCCCATCGGGAACCCGCAGAACCTGGTCATCGCCTTCAACAGCAAGATAACCTTCGTGGGATTCTTCCTCGGCATCCTGCCGGCCATGGTCGCAGGCATGGCCGTCAACATGGTCATGCTGCTCTGCATGTACTGGAAGGACCTCGAGGGGAACAGTCCCGACGCGATAGCCGCCGAGAAGGAGATGGCGGCAGTTGAGGAGGGTCGCCGGCCGTCCCCGGCGACGTCGGGGACGCTCAAGAGCCCCGGCCAGACGATGCTGGTTCAGTCGTCATCGCTGGTCGCGGCCGCCGACCACGACTCGGTGATGGTGGAGAGCATCTCGACCAAGCACCGGTGGTTCATACAGTGCTCGGCGCCGCAGCGGAGGCTGTTCCTCAAGAGCTTCGCGTACATCGTGACCGCCGGCATGCTGGTCGCCTACATGCTGGGGCTCAACATGTCGTGGACCGCCatcaccaccgccgtcgccctcATCGTCGTGGACTTCCGCGACGCCGAGCTCTGCCTCGGCAAGGTGTCTTACTCGCTGCTGGTTTTCTTCACGGGGATGTTCGTGACGGTGAGCGGGTTCAATAAGACGGGGCTCCCTGGCGCCATCTGGAACGTCATGGCGCCATACTCCAAGATCAGCCACGTCAGCGGCGTCACCGTGCtctccatcatcatcattatcctcTCCAACCTAGCCTCCAACGTACCGACCG TGCTGCTGATGGGTGACGAGGTGGCGGCATCGGCAGCGACGATCTCGGCGGCGGCAGTGACGCGGTCGTGGCTGCTGCTGGCGTGGGTCAGCACGGTGGCGGGTAACCTGTCCCTGCTGGGGTCAGCGGCGAACCTCATCGTGTGCGAGCAGGCACGCCGGGCGCCGCGCAACGCACACGACCTCACGTTCTGGAGCCACGTCGTCTTCGGCGCACCATCCACGCTCGTCGTCACCGCCGTCGGCATACCCCTCATCGGCATCATCAACGCTGCCTAG